The nucleotide sequence CATCTCTTCGGATTCCTTGGTTTCCGGTCGCTAGCTATCGCAAGAGCGGCGGCCGGCGGCACAGGGTACCCAGCTACCGTTGAATCGAACAGCTACATATAGGGACTTATACGTCGGAGTTCGGATTAACTTGTGCCGCCGGCCGTCGCGTGCGTGCGCCTTAAACGCTAGAAGCGCACGCGTCGCGTAGTGCGACGCGAGCGTCCAACGCACAATGTCAACTCGACATACCACTTCGGCCGCCGCCGCACAGCTCCAGACTACGCCCGATCGTGATCCGCTCTACGATCCCGCGGACGTCGAAGCAGCGATTCGTCGTGCTTCCAACAGCGACCGTGTCGTGCCGCTGCTCGAAGGCAACTGGCAAGAATCCTCTCGGGACTACGACAGCGCTGAACAGGCGGGCCGCGCGCTCATCTTTGACCTCGCGTGGTGGTGTGACTACCGCTACAGTCAGGTCCGACGAATGGCACGGGAGGCCGGGCTCGGCCAGCTCTTCTCCGGGGAGGAAATCGACGATATTATCGACGACGCTTGGGAAGAACAGGACGACAGTTACGCGTACCCGGTCTGGTAGTGTTCAGATAAGCTGGTTCCATGCGAAGGCGAACGCTTGAAGCCAATTTTCGACGGTATCTGCTTCGGCATGGCTGAAACAGTTTGAGAACTGGTTGGTTCGGCGTTTTAGTTCTCGAAAGACACGTTCGACGCTGTTCCGATTACCGTGTTTCTCGTATCTGTAATCGAGGCCGTGTCGATGGAGTGCTGCTTGCAGCCACGGTGCAGAATGGACGAGAAAGACTGCGTCATCGACGAGATGTTTCTCGCGGAGTTCGGAGAGGAACATCTCAGTAATCGCTTGGTTTCTCGTCGGAGAGAGCTTGACATGCAGCAAGCGGTTCGTATCGGAATCGACAGCGGCGTACAGCCAGAATCGTTCGTCATTGAGCTGGATCACGGTTTCGTCAACGGCGACGTGACCCGGATTCGCACCGTCGAGAGGCTGTAGATCTGCCTTCTGCACCCAGTTGTGAACGGTCGTTCGACAGCGTCTGACACCCAAACTATCGAGAATCGAGGTGGTATCCGAAAGTGATAGTCCAGCCAGATGGAGTCGGATACCGAGCTTCATCGCAGGCTCGGGTGTCGCCTCTCGCTCCACAAAATCTAACTCGAATGAATCGCTACCTCCGTTGAGGCGGGCGATTTCGAGCATGAACCACTTAAAGGTCGTTCCGCCTCACTCTTCATCCTTATCTGAACACCGCCACGCACTATCCCTGAATATAAGGAAACCTCAAGAGGGTGACGAACACCAGAAGGAACAATGACTAACCGGACGGTCCTCGTCGGTCCCAATCACCACGCGCTTGAGGCGGCTGCATTTGATCGCGGGCGGTCGCTCGCTAACGAGGGGATCAATCGTGTGCTCTACGTGTCGGAAGAATCCACCCGGCACGACCGGGTCGAAACCCATTGGCGTGAGGCTGGCGACTCACTCAGACTCCGGACTGCAACCCTAATGGGGCTCGTATTCGACTGTTATGAACAGTTGGAGGGGCCAACGACGCGCCTTCCTGAAGAGACTGATCGCCGAGCGCTGGAATTCAGTCTTGACGACATCCTCTCAGACCACTCTTGGTTATCCACCCAACCACATGTCTCGGCGTCATTGGTCGATGCGTTTAATCGCCGATTCGCACGGTTTCAGAACGTCGGCCTAACGACCCCTGAGCGTCTTGCTGCGGAGTTCTCCGACTCCTCCCTCTCAGATCGGATCCGTGAAACAACCCTTGCTGCCTATAGAGCGTACGACCGATACCGTGACCGGTTCTCTGACGCATGGCACGTTACCGACGAGGAAGTGTTTGGAACGGTCACTGACCAGGATCTCACCGAGCTGCTCCCACATGTCGACGTCGTCATCGTCGATGGATTCATCGATCCAACCGAGCTCGAACGGCAAATGCTCGAAGCGCTGGCAACATCGTTCTCGACGATCGCAATCCTGCCAACCTTTTCGCAGTCAGGCACTGCCGGAGTCGACGCGGCGACCACGGCGGTTCGAGAGTTGTATACCGAGCTGGGGTTCGAAGAAGAACGAATCCACGAGCCTGAAGATCGCTCGCCGCTCCAGCAGGTTGCCACGACACTCTATCGGGCAGAACCGCCCGAGACTCAGACAGTTCCGGAGGCACTCGAGTGGCGTGAACTCCCGACACCAGAACGTGAAATCCGATATGTCGCTCGGGACATCCGGACTATCCTCGCATCGGGGATCGATCCCTCACAGATCGGTGTCGTCATCCCGGGGCTCCAAGCCTACGACGAATATGTCGAAGACACCTTCCACACCTATGACCTGGCCTACTCGGTTGATTCGGACGCGGCACTGATGGACACCCACGTTGGAAGCGCAGTCGAGAACCTCCTCACACTCGCCGAGGCAGCGCCACGGGCTGATGCAGTGACTGAACTCGTGACGAACCCTGTTGTGGATCTCCTTGATGATGGGGGCGAAGATGCTGTCCTCACGGCTCATCGGCGGAGTGATGCGATCCGGGTTGAGTCGATGCTGCAATATCTCCCCAGTGCAGTCACCTCGACGCTTCAGTCGCTACTCGAGACACTCACACCGCTTCGTGAGGCAGATACCCGGGTGGCAGACGGCTGTGAGATACTCCAAACGGCCGTTGCCGATCTTCATATCTCGGCGGCACTGGACGCCGATGAATCACGAGTCAATACTGCTCGCGAACAGGCAGCATTTGACCAGGTCGACGAGCTCCTCTCCTCGTTTGATGCCGCTGATCCGGAGCATCCGGATCTCGCACCATCCGCCGCACTCAACCGTGCCCTCCGGGGGGCAACACTCCAGGGCTACTCAAGCAGTTCGAACGATATTGCCGTCCTTGACCATATCGATGCAGCGAATCATGCGTTCGATCATCTCTACATCGTTGGACTCACAGGGGAACACTTCCCGAAGATCACCCGGCATCCAGCGTTTTTCGAACGCATGGTTGAGGCGCACCCGATCCTCGACGTGCTCGACACTCGGATCCGCGACCGATATCTCTTCGCGACGGTGCTCGCGAACGCCGAGGCAGTAACCCTCACCACGCCATCAACGGACCCCGAATCGACGGCTGTGGTCCGCTCGCCGATCCTTGATGAACTCAATCGGACGACGGGTATTGAGCCAACAATTGGGACCGACAGCCGAATCGGCTCACGTGAGGATCTCCAACGGGCGATCGCCCCTCTCGACAACCGACAGGAAGCCGTCAATGCCGCCGGTGAGCGGGGAGATTTCACGGCGAGTCAAACGATCCGGGCCGATCGGGGCATCGCATGTGCAACCGAACGTGCAAGTCCCGATCTCTCCCCCAGGGATGGACTTCTCGACCCCGAGACGGTCGCCGATCTGTACCCACGGGAAACTCGGGAACCGTATAGCGCGAGCCGCGTCGAACGCTACGTCAACTGTGGGTTCCAGTTCTATATGGAGAACATTCTGGAGCTCGAGGATCCGGCGGATATCGATCGAACGCCGGATCCGCTTGAGGCAGGGACCTTGATCCACGACACCCTCGAACGGTTCTTTGCCGAGCTTCAATCGGAACCGGGTGAGCCTGTCGACATCAGTGAGATCGACCAGTCGGAGCTGGAAGCCCACATGCTTTCAGTCGCCCGTTCGGAGCTGGCGGCGGCATCATTTGAGTACGACGGGCTGTTCTATCGTCGGTGGCTGGAACAGCTCTTCGCTGGTCTCGGGGATCCTGCGGAGAATCCCTACGACAGTGATCCACGCCCACACGAGGGAACAGACAAGGGACTGTTCGTCCGGTTTATCGAACACGAACGACAGCGGGATGGTGGGACATACCCGGCCTGGTTCGAGGTCCCATTCGGGGACGAGCTGCATGACGGTGCTGCCGACCCGTTCGCGATTGACCTACCGAACGGGGACAGTGTCGAGTTCCATGGCTACATCGATCGGATCGACGTTGGCGTCGATGACGATGCACCAACGGTCCAACTGTTCGACTACAAAACAGGCAGCACCCCATCGATGACAACAACGACCGGTGGCACGACCTTCCAACTCCCACTGTATCTGCTTGCCGCAGAGCAGGTGGTAGACAGCGAGCTGACGGACATGACGGATCTTGCTGCGACCTACTACAAGACGAAGCCTCCCAACGACATCTACCAACCGAGGGGTATCGAGTCGAAGTTTGACTCCTCCGCCGAGCTCCACCGATTCCTCACAGATGTGATCCCCCAGCGCCTCCAAACACTCACGACATCTATCGAGCAAGGACGCTTCCAAACGACATTACTCACGGCAAACGAAGCCAATTGTGAGTATTGTGATTACCGACGATCGTGTGACGTCAGACATCACCAGCGCCGGGAACGGGTAGCCCAACTCGAGGATGATTCGGAGACGTACGTCCCGATCCGGGCGACATCGACCGACTTTGCGTCGGTATTCTCGGGTGAGACCGATGACTGAGGATCGAGCAGGCACGCCAGGCGATGCGCCTGACGACGATGCCACGCCAGAAGCTATCCAACTCACTGACGAGCAGAAGGATGCACTCGTTCTCGATCGGAACGTGACGATCACTGCGGGGGCTGGCACGGGCAAGACGACGACACTGACACAGCGATACCTCGAGTTCCTCCGTTCGAACCCGGAGGCGACGCCCGAGAACGTTATCACGATCACGTTCACGCGGAAGGCGGCAGCCGAACTCCAACAACGGGTCCGCGAAGAGGTGTACGCTGAACTTGACGCAGCTGACTCGCCTGCAGAATATACGCGCTGGCGCGATGTTCTCGACGAAATTGACGATAGCTACACGCACACGATCCATGCCTTCTGTGCGCGACTCCTCCGTGAGAATGCCGTCCAAGCGCCGATCCCCGTCGAGTTCGACGTATTAGATGAGAACGACGCTGCTGACCTTCAACGAGAGGTCGTTACCGACTATCTCGACACACACGAGACCGATCAAGCAGTCGATCTCTTGTCACGGCTCTTCGGGTCCCGCGGCAGATTGACCGATATTCTCACAGAACTGTTGGCGGCCCGTCCAGAGAGTGAGGCGTGGCTTTCGGCCTGGGGCGATCGCGATGTCGACGACTATCTCGATTTCCTCTGGGAGAATGTGTGTACGCTCGATCCCGACCGAGCAGCAGAGTGCCTCCATTCAGCCCCAGTGCAAGACGCCTTCGAGACCGCCCAGCGATTTGCGGAAACCGAGTTCGACGTCGATGACGGTGCCGATGGTGTGGTTGTCCTTCGTGAGATCGCGGCTGTCGCAGACCGAGTTCAGACGGCAGATGACGACCGGACCATCCTTCGGCAATGTCGAGCAGTATACGATATTCTGGAGAAAAGCTCCGGGGGACTCTACGCCAGTGCCAGTCACCACCTCGTGGGCACAAAGGCGAGCTGGAACTCCGAGACTGAGGCGTACGACGATTGCAAAGCGGCGCTGGGATCGCTCATCGAGGAACTCCAGGCGATCGAAGAGCAACTACAGAGTGTCCCCGGCGATCTGGATCGGAACAGCGCACACTACGTGACTGCCTTCGCAACGGTCTTTGAGGATGTTCTTGCGGCGTATGAGGCTGAGAAAACCCACCGTGATGCACTCGATTTCCCGGACTTGATCGAGACATCGATTACGTTCCTCGAGTCGACCCCGGAGGTTCGGGCGTCACTTCGGGAGCAGTTTGCTGCAGTAATGGTTGATGAGTTCCAAGACACGGACGAACGCCAGTGGGAGCTTATCTCCCTGCTGACGGGGCTGGTTGATGACGACGATGCGACGGACTCCGTATTCCTCGTTGGGGACAAGAAACAGAGTATCTATGGCTTTCGTGGCGCTGAAGTAACGACGTTCGATACTGCTGCAGCCGAACTTGCTGCAGAGAACCAACGGCTCGGACGGGACGCCATCCCAGACGGGACCCAGGCAACCCCGACAGGGATGGAACTGTCAGGGAATTTCCGGACTCTCGAGGGGCCCCTGACGTTCCTCAACGAACTGTTCGATCAGGTGTTCGAGCCGCTCGGCGATGAGTATGCCCCGTACGAAGCAACGCCCCAGCCGCTCTCGTTTGAGCGGGATCGAATCGAGGATGTGGGTGAGCTCTCCGGGTCCGTCGAGTATCTTCTCGTTCCGGAGGGGGAAGACGACGCGGCTGCGCTATTGGATCCTGCACACCCAGTCGTCGATGCAGCGGCCGAACATTCGATCGCTGGCGAGGCGCAGGCACTCGCTGATCGACTGTCGACCCTTCTGTTGGACCCACCGACAATCATTGATGAAGACACGGGCGAGCAGCGGCCCGCCGAGCCTGCAGACGTTGCGATCCTGCTTCGCCGTCGAACGCATCTGGATCGGTATCAAACGAATTTGGCAATACCGACCTCATCCACGACCTGGTCGAGAAGATCGCCTACCGAGATGGTGACGGCGATCTATTGGCGGAAGGTATCGACCGAATTCACGATGAGTTGGGAGTCGAGAACTGGTCCGTCAAAGGGATGGACTTCGCGGCCCATGAGGGGAGGGTGCTAAATGGACAGGGGCTATCCTATGCCGTTGCAAACCGTGGTGCTGATCACATGTACGCGACCTTCTACTCTGTCGAGTACCCGCTCGTGCCCGATGAAGATGCACTAGACCCGAAGGGCACCCTTGGCAAGGCAGACGAACTTATCCACCGAGAGAACTTGATGGCTCTCAACGACGCAGGAGTCGTCTGCAAATTCTCGCGAGACTACATGAGTCCCGAACGGTACGAAACGTTGTTCGACGCTGATTTCGAAGAGCTGCTTGCTGTTGGTGACCGCATTGTAACACTCGAGCGGCACTTCAATAACCAGCGTGGATTCGGTCGCGAAGAGGATACGCTCCCATACGAACTACCAAACTTCCAGCAGGCGCTGGATGAGTACTACGATGAACGTGGCTGGGAGGATGGCGTCGTATCCGACGCTGCTTTGCCCGAGGATTACGAACAAATCGAGGCTTGAGTCGCTTGTTCCGGGCGTCCGTAGGCTGAGTTTTTCAAGGGCGTCGATGGGTGACCCGGCTCGAAAAACGGGTCGATTCACCGATGAGCTTGGAAGTCATCAACCGTCATAGCGAGGCCGTGTTCGAGTTCCTCTGGTGTCCAGTCTGCGGACACGAGGTGTTCAGCCACATCCCTTTCGAGGGGGTGTTCTGTGAGAACTGTAACACGCAGGTCGAACTCCAAGAGGCGCGCGAGGATCGCGGCTACGAGGACGCCGTCCTCGCCTGCTTCGATACGCACACGACCTGGAACCTCCACGTCGACGAGAAACTGCGCCGCGACCTGCCTGATGGGTCGGCGCGCGTGAAAATCTTCGGCGCACCGGGCGCCTACGAGGTCGACTGGTGGAGTCCGGAGCCAGGTGAGGATTGGGAGCCTGTCGAGCGCGGCGAGTTCGACGACGTCGAGGAACCATCAGCGGTGTCGCACCTAGCGTAGTCGCCTGTTGAAGCATTCAGAACACCACTGATAATCGAGTATCGATCTGAATCATCACAATCAACTTTATCATCGTATGTAGTCTCCTCCCAGCAATGTCGGACCGACAATCGAAAGAGGAGGTCTGGGGTGAGTGGGTTCGGCGGACAATTCTCTCAGACATCCAGTCGGCTGCAACCCCGGATCCGGTGCCAATGGTCGACCACAGCGGCTCGGAATTATCGATGACCGACGAGTACGATACGTATCGCCTGGGTCGGGGGAGTGGAGACTATCTGTATATGTTGTACCTCCTTGACGAACCCACAGACGGATCCTTCGATGTGATCCCGGTGTACATCGGCGAAACGAGCAATGTCGCGAGTCGACTGATGAACCACTTCAGAAAGCTCCGGGACGCCCTCCCCATTTCGGAGTGGGAAGATGATGGATCATGGGGCAGTTACGGGAAGTACGACCACATCGCGACCGTCTACGAAAAATCGGCTTCAAAGCTGTACGCGTGGGTGGTCAACGTCGACGATCTGGAGGCGGGTCCGTACGGGTACCCGACGTACCGACACGAACTCGAGGGGAAGATGGTCGGTCTGGTTCACTCGCTTCCGCGGTTTGATCGCGTGTTCGCCAATCGCGACTTCGTCCCCAACCGTGTCCCCCACAAGATGGGGCAAGTGGGCCCCGAATGGGTTAACGACAAAAACAGATCATTCAATGAAGAATCAGCACATCTCGCTGAACTCCCCGTTGAGAAGGTGACTGCGGAGAATAAGCCCGAGCTGTGGTACGAGTGGGTTGAGAAAACCATCTGCCGAGACATCAACGACTCCGAGAAGACAGATCCGATACCGCTCTTCGAGACGGACGAAGACCTCGTTGTCGAGACAAAG is from Halolamina sp. CBA1230 and encodes:
- a CDS encoding IS6 family transposase, whose amino-acid sequence is MLEIARLNGGSDSFELDFVEREATPEPAMKLGIRLHLAGLSLSDTTSILDSLGVRRCRTTVHNWVQKADLQPLDGANPGHVAVDETVIQLNDERFWLYAAVDSDTNRLLHVKLSPTRNQAITEMFLSELREKHLVDDAVFLVHSAPWLQAALHRHGLDYRYEKHGNRNSVERVFRELKRRTNQFSNCFSHAEADTVENWLQAFAFAWNQLI
- a CDS encoding PD-(D/E)XK nuclease family protein, translating into MTNRTVLVGPNHHALEAAAFDRGRSLANEGINRVLYVSEESTRHDRVETHWREAGDSLRLRTATLMGLVFDCYEQLEGPTTRLPEETDRRALEFSLDDILSDHSWLSTQPHVSASLVDAFNRRFARFQNVGLTTPERLAAEFSDSSLSDRIRETTLAAYRAYDRYRDRFSDAWHVTDEEVFGTVTDQDLTELLPHVDVVIVDGFIDPTELERQMLEALATSFSTIAILPTFSQSGTAGVDAATTAVRELYTELGFEEERIHEPEDRSPLQQVATTLYRAEPPETQTVPEALEWRELPTPEREIRYVARDIRTILASGIDPSQIGVVIPGLQAYDEYVEDTFHTYDLAYSVDSDAALMDTHVGSAVENLLTLAEAAPRADAVTELVTNPVVDLLDDGGEDAVLTAHRRSDAIRVESMLQYLPSAVTSTLQSLLETLTPLREADTRVADGCEILQTAVADLHISAALDADESRVNTAREQAAFDQVDELLSSFDAADPEHPDLAPSAALNRALRGATLQGYSSSSNDIAVLDHIDAANHAFDHLYIVGLTGEHFPKITRHPAFFERMVEAHPILDVLDTRIRDRYLFATVLANAEAVTLTTPSTDPESTAVVRSPILDELNRTTGIEPTIGTDSRIGSREDLQRAIAPLDNRQEAVNAAGERGDFTASQTIRADRGIACATERASPDLSPRDGLLDPETVADLYPRETREPYSASRVERYVNCGFQFYMENILELEDPADIDRTPDPLEAGTLIHDTLERFFAELQSEPGEPVDISEIDQSELEAHMLSVARSELAAASFEYDGLFYRRWLEQLFAGLGDPAENPYDSDPRPHEGTDKGLFVRFIEHERQRDGGTYPAWFEVPFGDELHDGAADPFAIDLPNGDSVEFHGYIDRIDVGVDDDAPTVQLFDYKTGSTPSMTTTTGGTTFQLPLYLLAAEQVVDSELTDMTDLAATYYKTKPPNDIYQPRGIESKFDSSAELHRFLTDVIPQRLQTLTTSIEQGRFQTTLLTANEANCEYCDYRRSCDVRHHQRRERVAQLEDDSETYVPIRATSTDFASVFSGETDD